The following proteins come from a genomic window of Polaribacter dokdonensis:
- the hutH gene encoding histidine ammonia-lyase, with the protein MFKYGIDLLTLKSVNEIANGTLKGVITNEAEEKIINCRNKVTAITNSDKVVYGINTGFGPLCDVKISKEETNLLQKNLLITHAVGVGENIDRHLSKLMMICKVHALCQGFSGVRLEVIERIIFFIENDLLPTVPKQGSVGASGDLAPLSHLFLPLIGEGEFWINDEIYSAGEILETYNLNTIELEAKEGLGLINGTQFILAHTIAGLTKMEYLLDLADVCGAMSIEGYKGSSSPFKPELHAIRPFKGSIKVAERMRILFKDSQNITSHENCERVQDPYSMRCIPQVHGASRNAFYHLLELAEIEMNSVTDNPIILSETEAISGGNFHGQPLAMALDYCSIAASELGNIADRRCYLLLEGKYGLPRLLTKSGGLNSGFMIPQYTTAALVTENKSLCFPPSADSIPTSLGQEDHVSMGSISGRKLNQILENLDKILAIELLYAAQALEFRRPNTFSKIIEENYKIIRSKVKKLEDDRLLKNDISAMIQLVKNKAIIVK; encoded by the coding sequence ATGTTCAAATACGGAATAGATTTACTAACCTTAAAAAGTGTAAATGAAATTGCAAATGGCACTTTAAAAGGTGTAATTACCAATGAAGCTGAAGAAAAAATAATTAACTGCAGAAATAAAGTAACTGCAATCACTAATAGTGATAAGGTTGTTTATGGCATAAATACTGGTTTTGGTCCTCTTTGTGATGTGAAAATTTCGAAAGAAGAAACCAACTTACTTCAAAAAAATCTTTTAATTACACATGCTGTTGGTGTTGGAGAAAATATAGATAGGCATTTATCTAAATTAATGATGATTTGTAAAGTACATGCACTTTGCCAAGGATTTTCTGGCGTTCGTTTAGAAGTTATAGAACGTATTATATTTTTTATAGAAAATGATTTATTACCAACTGTGCCCAAACAAGGTTCTGTTGGTGCTTCTGGTGATTTAGCCCCTCTTTCTCATTTGTTTTTACCTTTAATTGGTGAAGGTGAATTTTGGATTAATGATGAAATATATTCTGCAGGTGAAATTCTAGAAACTTACAATTTAAATACAATTGAATTAGAAGCCAAAGAGGGCCTAGGTTTGATTAACGGAACTCAATTTATTTTAGCACATACTATTGCTGGACTTACAAAAATGGAGTACTTATTAGATTTAGCTGATGTTTGTGGAGCAATGAGCATTGAAGGTTATAAAGGTAGTTCATCTCCCTTTAAACCAGAATTACATGCAATAAGACCTTTTAAAGGCAGCATAAAAGTAGCTGAAAGAATGAGAATTTTATTCAAAGATTCTCAAAATATAACTTCACATGAAAACTGTGAGCGAGTTCAAGATCCTTATTCTATGAGATGTATTCCTCAAGTTCATGGAGCTTCTAGAAATGCTTTTTATCATTTATTAGAATTGGCAGAAATTGAAATGAATTCTGTAACTGACAACCCAATAATTTTAAGTGAAACTGAAGCTATTTCTGGTGGCAACTTTCATGGACAACCCTTAGCCATGGCTCTAGATTATTGCTCAATTGCTGCCTCTGAATTAGGAAATATTGCAGACAGACGTTGTTATTTATTATTAGAAGGCAAATACGGTTTACCAAGATTATTAACCAAAAGTGGAGGGTTAAATTCAGGTTTTATGATTCCTCAATACACTACAGCAGCTTTGGTTACTGAGAATAAATCACTTTGCTTTCCTCCTTCTGCAGATAGTATTCCAACTTCTTTAGGCCAAGAAGATCATGTTTCTATGGGTAGCATATCTGGAAGAAAATTAAATCAAATTTTAGAAAATTTAGATAAAATTTTAGCTATTGAGCTGTTATATGCTGCACAAGCTTTAGAATTTAGAAGACCTAATACCTTCTCTAAAATAATTGAAGAAAACTACAAAATTATTAGATCAAAAGTAAAAAAACTAGAAGACGATCGCTTGTTAAAAAATGACATCAGTGCTATGATTCAGTTAGTAAAGAACAAAGCAATAATTGTTAAATAA
- a CDS encoding LysR family transcriptional regulator, which yields MLVGYQIELRHIKYFLAVAEELHFRKAAEKLFISQPGLSRQIKILEEELGVVLFERNNRNVVLTAVGEYLKVELSNQIKMLANTLDSAKLLQEGKKGDLKIGYVGSAMQDVIPKLLINFEKDNPNVLFDLKELDNKKQIDDLLSLSIDVGFVRLRRIPRDLEIRTVLNEHFCLVLPKNHPINKSNFTSLLDVKEASFILFDAKYSASYHEKVMQIFDDCGFTPIVSHNTIHSSSIFKLVENNFGISIVPKSLAKKEGYKIKFIELDMIPQKTKLSVVWNKKNTNPILQEFLRLI from the coding sequence ATGCTTGTAGGTTATCAAATAGAATTACGTCATATAAAATATTTTTTGGCAGTTGCTGAAGAATTACATTTTAGAAAAGCAGCCGAAAAACTGTTTATTTCTCAACCTGGTTTAAGCAGGCAGATTAAAATATTAGAAGAAGAGTTAGGAGTTGTTCTTTTTGAAAGAAATAATAGAAATGTAGTTTTAACTGCTGTTGGAGAATATTTAAAAGTAGAATTATCAAATCAAATAAAGATGCTTGCCAACACTTTAGATAGCGCAAAATTATTACAAGAAGGTAAGAAGGGAGATTTGAAAATAGGTTATGTAGGATCTGCAATGCAGGATGTAATTCCGAAGTTATTAATAAACTTTGAAAAGGATAATCCAAATGTATTATTTGATTTAAAAGAGCTAGATAATAAAAAACAAATAGACGATTTATTGTCACTTTCTATTGATGTTGGGTTTGTGAGATTAAGAAGAATTCCTAGAGATTTAGAAATTAGAACGGTTTTAAACGAACATTTTTGTTTGGTACTCCCCAAAAATCATCCTATAAATAAGTCTAATTTTACAAGTTTGTTAGATGTTAAAGAAGCTTCTTTTATTTTATTCGATGCCAAATACAGTGCTTCTTATCATGAGAAAGTGATGCAGATTTTTGATGATTGTGGTTTTACTCCCATAGTTTCTCACAATACCATACATTCTAGTTCTATTTTTAAATTAGTAGAAAATAATTTTGGAATATCTATTGTACCAAAATCACTAGCCAAGAAAGAGGGCTATAAGATTAAGTTTATTGAATTAGATATGATTCCTCAAAAAACAAAGTTATCTGTTGTTTGGAATAAAAAGAATACCAATCCTATTTTACAAGAATTTTTAAGGCTTATATAG
- a CDS encoding type III pantothenate kinase, whose protein sequence is MNLAIDVGNTRVKAAVFEGDKLLVIQYFKREEIIIELKKIFKTYQIKEAIIANVASVSSEVLEEINNIVRLTRVNSIMKLPFINKYATPHTLGLDRLALVFGAVLKYENQNTLIIDAGTCITYDFVDKENKYFGGAISPGLEMRYKSLNHFTSKLPLLEVAIPNQFVGNSTKESIHSGVVNGLLQEIEGVISQYKNKYSDLTVVLTGGDTNFLSKQLKSSIFANQNFLLEGLNRILIFNNNK, encoded by the coding sequence ATGAATTTAGCTATCGATGTTGGTAATACAAGAGTAAAAGCGGCTGTCTTTGAGGGGGATAAGCTTCTAGTGATTCAATATTTTAAAAGAGAAGAAATAATTATAGAACTCAAAAAAATATTTAAAACCTATCAAATTAAAGAGGCTATAATTGCAAATGTAGCATCAGTTTCATCAGAAGTTCTAGAAGAAATCAATAATATTGTCAGACTAACAAGAGTAAATTCTATAATGAAATTACCATTTATCAATAAGTATGCTACTCCTCATACTTTAGGTTTAGATAGACTAGCGCTTGTTTTTGGTGCAGTTTTAAAATACGAGAATCAAAATACGCTTATTATAGATGCAGGTACTTGTATTACTTATGATTTTGTAGATAAAGAAAATAAGTATTTTGGAGGTGCAATTTCTCCAGGACTAGAAATGAGGTACAAATCTTTAAATCATTTTACTTCAAAATTACCATTGCTAGAGGTTGCTATTCCAAATCAATTTGTTGGTAACAGTACAAAAGAAAGTATTCATTCAGGTGTTGTTAATGGGCTTTTACAAGAAATTGAGGGCGTCATTTCTCAATACAAAAACAAATATTCAGATTTAACAGTTGTTTTAACAGGAGGAGATACAAATTTCTTGTCAAAACAATTAAAAAGTAGCATATTTGCCAATCAAAATTTTCTCCTAGAAGGATTAAATAGAATACTTATTTTTAACAATAACAAATGA
- a CDS encoding tetratricopeptide repeat protein, whose protein sequence is MKKITFLLAATLLFISAKTNGQDDAKRECQIKYNLFKGDYTSKKYDDALINLNYLLDNCQDLSVSVYQLGSTMAEKGIKDPVLAKRIYEQRLQYFPKKNPAKVHSDYATYLMSNKLATDDEVFTILEKAYSIDPTKMGVKNLYVYFQGVTDRNKDSNPQKVFDTYDDVLENVNKKLDNYAAQLRKLSVDTIRNKKKIYAYTVNSKALGQVEGGLDNMISEIATCERLVPLYERDFEANKSNSVWLRRAVSRMFEKECQDEPMYEKLAKAYAEATPSPDSYTFYAGILEKNGDESGAAAMREKAFNLETDPIKKAKYKLKFAQAAKSRGQLSKARSLAREAISFNPNYGRAYLLIGSLYQSSVNSCGDDEFEKRMVYAAALRQAQIAARVDPSISSTASKYIRSYRANLPSKKVIFTKGAQVGASHTIKCWIGETVKVASSD, encoded by the coding sequence ATGAAGAAAATAACGTTTTTACTAGCAGCAACACTATTATTTATCTCTGCTAAAACTAATGGGCAAGATGATGCAAAAAGAGAGTGTCAAATTAAATACAACTTATTTAAAGGTGATTATACCTCTAAAAAGTACGATGACGCTTTAATCAATTTAAACTATCTATTAGATAATTGCCAAGACTTATCTGTAAGTGTTTATCAATTAGGTTCTACTATGGCTGAGAAAGGAATTAAAGACCCTGTTTTAGCAAAAAGAATCTATGAACAAAGATTACAATACTTCCCAAAGAAAAACCCAGCTAAAGTACATAGTGATTATGCAACTTATTTAATGAGCAATAAGTTAGCTACAGATGATGAGGTTTTTACCATATTAGAGAAAGCATATAGTATTGACCCAACTAAAATGGGAGTTAAAAATTTATACGTTTATTTTCAAGGAGTAACTGATAGAAACAAAGATTCTAATCCACAAAAAGTATTTGATACTTATGATGATGTATTAGAGAATGTAAATAAAAAGTTAGATAATTATGCTGCACAATTAAGAAAATTAAGTGTAGATACTATCAGAAATAAAAAGAAAATTTATGCTTACACAGTAAACTCTAAAGCTTTAGGTCAAGTTGAAGGAGGTTTAGATAATATGATTTCTGAAATTGCTACCTGTGAAAGATTAGTGCCTTTATATGAAAGAGATTTCGAAGCGAATAAATCAAACTCAGTTTGGTTAAGAAGAGCAGTATCTAGAATGTTCGAAAAAGAATGTCAAGATGAGCCAATGTATGAGAAGTTAGCAAAGGCATATGCAGAAGCAACTCCATCTCCAGATTCATATACTTTTTATGCTGGTATTTTAGAGAAAAATGGTGATGAAAGTGGAGCAGCAGCAATGAGAGAAAAAGCTTTTAATTTAGAAACAGACCCTATTAAGAAGGCAAAATATAAATTAAAGTTTGCACAAGCAGCTAAGTCTAGAGGGCAATTATCTAAGGCTAGAAGTTTAGCAAGAGAAGCAATTAGTTTTAATCCAAATTATGGTAGAGCATATTTATTAATTGGTAGCTTATACCAATCAAGTGTAAATAGTTGTGGAGATGATGAATTTGAAAAGAGAATGGTGTACGCAGCAGCTTTAAGACAAGCACAAATTGCAGCAAGAGTGGACCCAAGTATCTCTTCTACTGCTTCTAAATACATTAGAAGTTATAGAGCAAATTTACCAAGTAAAAAAGTAATCTTTACAAAAGGAGCACAAGTAGGAGCTTCTCATACAATCAAATGTTGGATTGGTGAAACTGTAAAAGTTGCTTCAAGCGACTAA
- the lptC gene encoding LPS export ABC transporter periplasmic protein LptC yields MKNILKIFLKSTTVCFIAVVLFSCSNNTQKARDFLADKNLPVGTAKDIYHIYKDSGRITSKLITNKMLDFSNREAHPYSEFPNGIKIINFENKGADSVTIIGDYAITYSKTSISEIRGNVVVKNHTDKSKLVTEQLFWDEKTKYFVSEKPFTLTKENDTIFGIGFESKDDLSKHLAKKTTGKLETTEN; encoded by the coding sequence ATGAAAAACATTTTGAAAATATTTTTAAAAAGTACTACTGTTTGTTTCATAGCAGTAGTACTTTTTTCATGTTCTAACAACACCCAAAAAGCTAGAGATTTTTTAGCGGATAAAAATTTACCTGTTGGTACAGCAAAAGATATTTATCATATTTATAAAGATTCTGGTAGAATAACATCTAAGTTAATTACCAATAAAATGCTAGATTTTAGCAACAGAGAAGCACATCCTTACAGCGAGTTTCCAAATGGTATTAAAATTATCAATTTCGAAAATAAAGGAGCAGATTCTGTAACTATTATTGGTGATTACGCAATTACGTATTCTAAGACGTCAATTTCTGAAATTAGAGGAAATGTGGTTGTAAAAAACCATACAGATAAATCTAAACTAGTTACAGAACAGTTGTTTTGGGATGAAAAAACAAAGTATTTTGTTTCAGAAAAACCATTTACCTTAACCAAAGAAAATGATACCATTTTTGGTATAGGTTTCGAATCTAAAGATGATTTGTCTAAACATCTAGCAAAAAAGACAACAGGAAAATTAGAAACTACAGAAAATTAA
- a CDS encoding hemolysin family protein, translating into MEVELIIIIISILLSAFFSGMEIAFVSANKMHIELEKKRAGFIPKILTVITQKSSKFITTMLVGNNISLVIYSYYMGRLLIRFFPLEGFNDFSILLIQTVISTIIILITAEFLPKAIFRIYANEVLKIFAIPAYIFYYLFHFFSEFITLISDFFLRVFFKTNSDEQQTEFSKEELGNYINEQLETGNDDDELDSEIQIFQNALIFQNVKAREVMVPRTEIISVEIHETVTNLKKLFIETGLSKVLVYKTSLDDVLGYVNAFELFKKPKTIKSILLPLEIVPESMMINDILNTLMKKRKSVAVVVDEYGGTSGMITVEDIVEELFGEIEDEHDSQEFLEEKIKKDQFNFSARLEVDYLNEEYDLNIPKSEAYETLGGFIIEHTENIPEENELVEIDNFEITILKISGAKIDEVSVKISNLED; encoded by the coding sequence ATGGAGGTCGAACTCATTATTATCATTATATCTATTCTATTATCTGCATTTTTTTCAGGTATGGAAATTGCATTTGTTTCCGCAAATAAAATGCATATAGAGTTAGAGAAAAAAAGGGCAGGGTTTATACCAAAAATCTTAACGGTTATTACTCAGAAATCTTCTAAGTTTATTACTACCATGCTTGTTGGTAATAATATTTCTTTGGTAATATACAGTTATTATATGGGTAGATTACTCATAAGATTCTTTCCTTTAGAAGGCTTTAATGACTTTTCTATCTTATTGATTCAAACAGTAATTTCAACCATTATAATTTTAATAACAGCAGAGTTTTTACCAAAAGCAATTTTTAGAATTTATGCGAACGAAGTTTTAAAGATTTTTGCAATTCCTGCTTATATTTTTTATTATCTATTTCATTTCTTTTCAGAATTCATAACCCTAATTTCAGATTTTTTTTTACGCGTTTTCTTCAAAACAAATTCAGACGAACAGCAAACAGAATTTAGTAAAGAAGAATTAGGTAATTACATAAATGAGCAATTAGAAACTGGTAATGATGATGATGAATTAGACTCAGAAATACAGATTTTTCAGAATGCTTTAATTTTTCAGAATGTAAAAGCAAGAGAAGTAATGGTGCCTAGAACAGAAATTATTTCTGTAGAAATCCATGAAACCGTAACCAATCTTAAAAAGCTTTTTATAGAAACAGGTTTGTCTAAAGTATTGGTTTATAAAACCTCTTTAGATGATGTTTTAGGCTATGTAAATGCTTTTGAATTATTCAAAAAACCCAAAACAATTAAATCTATTTTGTTGCCTTTAGAAATTGTGCCAGAATCAATGATGATAAACGATATTCTAAATACGTTAATGAAAAAAAGAAAAAGTGTTGCTGTAGTTGTAGATGAATATGGAGGTACTTCTGGTATGATAACTGTTGAAGATATTGTAGAAGAATTGTTTGGAGAAATAGAAGACGAACATGATTCTCAAGAGTTTTTAGAAGAGAAGATTAAAAAAGATCAATTTAATTTTTCTGCAAGATTAGAGGTAGATTATTTAAATGAAGAATACGATTTAAATATACCAAAATCTGAAGCCTATGAAACCTTAGGTGGTTTTATTATAGAGCATACAGAAAATATTCCAGAAGAGAATGAGTTGGTAGAAATAGATAATTTCGAGATTACTATCTTAAAAATTAGCGGAGCAAAAATAGATGAGGTTTCAGTTAAAATTTCTAATCTAGAAGACTAA
- a CDS encoding peptidylprolyl isomerase — MAVLSKIRERSMFLIIIIGLALFAFVLDPSTLGDFFNSSKVNEVGEVDGEAISRQEFANELESYKQQTGGRASEMQAAKTVWDNIVRKKIYKSQLNEAGITIGEADVWNEVVNAPFVQNNPQYQNEVGLFDENKFKQFLADTKENNEQLWAQWSSYMNQVRDNAETNTFNNLVTAGLGASLKEGEMQYLVDNTKLNGQFVYVPYTSIADSLVKLKKSEVEAYIQDHKDQFQVEASRDISYVKFDIAATPEDEQAIMLDVASLKEDFKTTDNDVLFLSENDSDTGLNSGYIFKSNVNTLIADDLFAANEGDVVGPYKDLDAIKLSKITEVVQMPDSVKSSHILIPFVGAQRVAADVTRTEEEAKQLADSLLTVVKRRKSKFAELAKEFSSDQGSAEKGGEYDWYNYNRMTPAYRDFTFEGKVGEMEVVKSPFGFHVIKIDDQKNKQKVVKLATFTKNIVASEETENAVFRQAEEFALAVSKENNFFDAAKEMNYNPKPAVGLKVLDENVPGIGNQRQIVSWAFNNETEVNAFKRFDLEGSHVVAFVTGIEEEGLMSVNKATSRVRPILMNEKKAALIAEKFNGSDLPEIAKATSTSLRTASNITLKSPTLSGVGVEPKIVGAMFNAEIGKLYNKIEGNRGVFAFKLTSKEEPTALPNYDASRKRIAEARKRQTFKMYEAIKKASDVEDNRAFMYSN; from the coding sequence ATGGCAGTTTTATCAAAAATTAGAGAACGTTCAATGTTCTTAATCATCATTATTGGATTAGCACTTTTTGCTTTTGTTTTAGATCCATCAACACTTGGTGATTTTTTCAATTCTAGTAAAGTAAATGAAGTTGGTGAGGTAGATGGAGAAGCTATTTCTAGACAAGAATTTGCTAATGAATTAGAAAGTTATAAACAACAAACTGGAGGTAGAGCTTCTGAAATGCAAGCAGCAAAAACTGTTTGGGATAACATCGTTAGAAAAAAAATATACAAGAGCCAATTAAATGAGGCTGGTATTACTATTGGTGAAGCAGATGTTTGGAACGAGGTTGTAAATGCACCTTTTGTACAAAACAATCCTCAATACCAGAATGAAGTTGGTTTGTTTGATGAAAATAAATTCAAGCAGTTTTTAGCAGATACTAAAGAAAATAATGAGCAATTATGGGCTCAATGGTCTTCTTATATGAATCAGGTTAGAGACAATGCAGAAACAAATACGTTTAACAACTTAGTAACTGCTGGTTTAGGAGCATCTTTGAAAGAAGGTGAAATGCAATATTTAGTAGACAATACTAAATTGAATGGGCAATTTGTTTATGTTCCTTACACTTCTATTGCAGATAGTTTAGTAAAATTAAAGAAGTCAGAAGTTGAAGCATACATCCAAGATCATAAAGATCAATTTCAAGTTGAAGCATCTAGAGATATTTCTTATGTTAAGTTTGATATTGCTGCTACTCCAGAAGATGAGCAAGCAATTATGTTAGATGTAGCTAGTTTAAAAGAAGATTTTAAAACTACAGATAACGATGTTTTGTTCTTGTCAGAAAATGATTCAGATACAGGTTTAAACTCAGGTTATATTTTTAAGAGTAATGTAAACACCCTTATTGCAGATGATTTATTTGCTGCAAATGAAGGTGATGTTGTAGGGCCGTATAAAGACTTAGATGCAATTAAATTATCTAAAATTACAGAGGTAGTTCAAATGCCAGATTCTGTAAAATCTAGTCATATTTTAATTCCGTTTGTTGGTGCTCAAAGAGTAGCTGCAGATGTAACTAGAACAGAAGAAGAAGCAAAACAATTAGCTGATAGTCTTTTAACAGTTGTAAAAAGAAGAAAAAGCAAATTTGCTGAGTTAGCTAAGGAATTTTCATCAGACCAAGGTTCTGCAGAGAAAGGTGGAGAATACGATTGGTATAATTACAATAGAATGACTCCTGCTTACAGAGATTTTACTTTTGAAGGTAAAGTAGGTGAAATGGAAGTTGTAAAATCACCTTTTGGATTCCATGTAATTAAAATTGATGATCAAAAAAATAAGCAGAAAGTTGTAAAGTTAGCAACATTTACTAAAAATATTGTTGCTTCTGAAGAAACTGAAAATGCTGTATTTAGACAAGCAGAAGAGTTTGCTTTAGCAGTATCTAAAGAAAATAACTTCTTTGATGCTGCAAAAGAAATGAATTATAACCCAAAACCAGCTGTTGGTTTAAAAGTTTTAGATGAAAACGTACCAGGAATTGGGAATCAAAGACAAATTGTTAGCTGGGCTTTTAATAATGAAACAGAAGTAAATGCTTTTAAACGTTTCGATTTAGAAGGTAGTCATGTAGTAGCATTTGTAACAGGTATAGAAGAAGAGGGTTTAATGTCTGTAAATAAAGCTACAAGTAGAGTAAGGCCAATCTTAATGAATGAGAAGAAAGCAGCATTAATTGCTGAAAAATTCAACGGTTCTGATTTACCAGAAATAGCAAAAGCTACAAGCACTAGTTTAAGAACTGCAAGTAACATCACTTTAAAAAGTCCTACTTTATCAGGAGTTGGTGTAGAGCCAAAAATTGTTGGAGCAATGTTTAATGCAGAAATAGGTAAACTATACAACAAGATAGAAGGTAATAGAGGTGTATTTGCTTTTAAATTAACTAGCAAAGAAGAGCCAACTGCTTTACCTAACTATGATGCAAGCAGAAAGCGAATTGCTGAAGCTAGAAAAAGACAAACATTTAAAATGTATGAAGCAATTAAAAAAGCTTCAGATGTAGAAGATAATAGAGCTTTTATGTACAGTAACTAA
- the rho gene encoding transcription termination factor Rho, whose product MFEISELKAKTLADLQKIAKTIGLTKTSQLKKLDLVYQILDTQAANPASAKKTENTEETTKAEKPKRKRVVKKAPAKPTQETKETSEPKNEAKTAPKNEVKKESSQAADKTAPAKSKPAEKKVDSKDKEQKPVHKNQQRNNNNQQRNNNNQKNNKNQNRDKNNSNRNHNKSGNRYRDPDFEFDGIIESEGVLEMMPDGYGFLRSSDYNYLSSPDDIYVSQSQIKLFGLKTGDTVRGNVRPPKEGEKYFPLIRVSKINGLNPNVVRDRVSFEHLTPLFPQEKFNLAEKGSSLSTRIIDLFSPIGKGQRGMIVAQPKTGKTMLLKDVANAIAANHPEVYQIVLLIDERPEEVTDMQRSVRGEVVASTFDEPADKHVRVANIVLEKAKRLVECGHDVVILLDSITRLARAYNTVAPASGKILSGGIDANALHKPKRFFGAARNIENGGSLTIIATALTETGSKMDEVIFEEFKGTGNMELQLDRNISNRRIYPAIDLIKSSTRRDDLLLDDKTVQRMWVLRKYLADMNPIEAMEFINERIKFSKNNDEFLISMNG is encoded by the coding sequence ATGTTCGAAATTTCTGAACTGAAAGCAAAAACTCTTGCAGATCTGCAGAAAATTGCAAAGACTATTGGTCTTACCAAAACAAGTCAACTTAAAAAATTAGATTTAGTATACCAAATACTAGATACACAAGCAGCCAACCCTGCTTCAGCTAAAAAAACAGAAAACACAGAAGAAACTACAAAAGCAGAAAAGCCTAAAAGAAAAAGAGTGGTTAAAAAAGCACCTGCTAAACCTACTCAAGAAACTAAGGAAACTTCTGAACCTAAAAATGAAGCTAAAACAGCTCCTAAAAATGAGGTAAAAAAAGAAAGTTCTCAAGCAGCAGACAAAACTGCTCCTGCTAAAAGTAAACCTGCTGAGAAAAAAGTAGATTCTAAAGATAAAGAGCAGAAACCTGTTCATAAGAATCAACAAAGAAACAACAACAATCAGCAAAGAAACAATAACAATCAAAAGAATAACAAAAATCAGAATAGAGACAAAAACAACTCTAACAGAAATCATAATAAATCTGGCAACAGATATAGAGATCCTGATTTTGAATTTGATGGTATAATTGAAAGTGAAGGTGTTTTAGAAATGATGCCTGATGGTTATGGATTTTTACGTTCTTCAGATTATAATTACTTATCATCTCCTGATGATATTTATGTATCTCAATCACAAATTAAATTATTTGGTTTAAAAACTGGAGATACTGTAAGAGGTAATGTAAGGCCACCAAAGGAAGGTGAAAAATATTTTCCTTTAATTAGAGTATCAAAAATTAATGGTTTAAACCCAAATGTGGTAAGAGACAGAGTTTCTTTTGAGCATTTAACCCCATTGTTTCCTCAAGAAAAATTCAATTTAGCAGAAAAAGGTTCTTCTTTATCTACAAGAATTATCGACTTATTTTCTCCTATTGGAAAAGGTCAAAGAGGTATGATTGTAGCACAGCCAAAAACGGGTAAAACCATGTTATTGAAAGATGTGGCTAACGCAATTGCTGCTAATCATCCTGAAGTTTATCAAATTGTATTATTGATAGATGAAAGACCTGAAGAAGTTACAGATATGCAGAGAAGTGTTCGTGGAGAAGTTGTTGCTTCTACATTTGATGAACCTGCAGACAAGCATGTACGTGTTGCAAACATTGTTTTAGAAAAAGCAAAACGTTTGGTAGAATGTGGACATGATGTTGTTATTCTACTAGACTCTATTACACGTTTAGCAAGAGCTTACAATACTGTTGCACCAGCTTCAGGTAAAATACTTTCTGGTGGTATAGATGCAAATGCCTTACATAAACCAAAACGTTTCTTTGGTGCTGCAAGAAATATAGAAAATGGTGGTTCTTTAACCATTATTGCAACTGCACTTACAGAAACGGGTTCTAAGATGGATGAAGTAATCTTCGAAGAATTTAAAGGTACAGGAAACATGGAGCTTCAGTTAGATAGAAATATTTCTAACAGACGTATTTATCCTGCAATTGATTTAATTAAATCTTCTACAAGACGTGATGATTTATTATTAGACGATAAAACAGTACAAAGAATGTGGGTTTTACGTAAGTATTTAGCTGATATGAACCCTATAGAAGCAATGGAATTTATTAATGAAAGAATTAAGTTCTCTAAAAATAATGATGAGTTTTTAATCTCTATGAATGGGTAA
- a CDS encoding DUF4293 domain-containing protein produces the protein MIQRIQSIYLFLASIVSGGLIFVFNLWNTIKEKIFVVDLFSREAITVKVIPFMFLASAILSLVAIFLFKNRKLQFVIGRIIILINLFLLGLLIYLSLNLSGETNVSEKGIGMFLPILVVLLIVLANKAIKKDEDLVKSVDRLR, from the coding sequence ATGATTCAAAGAATTCAAAGCATCTATTTATTTTTGGCCTCTATAGTTTCTGGAGGTTTAATTTTTGTATTTAATTTATGGAATACAATTAAAGAAAAAATTTTTGTTGTAGATTTGTTTTCAAGAGAGGCTATTACTGTTAAAGTAATTCCTTTTATGTTCTTAGCGTCTGCAATCTTATCATTGGTTGCAATATTTTTATTTAAAAATAGAAAATTACAATTTGTAATTGGGCGTATTATAATTTTGATAAACCTTTTTTTATTAGGCTTATTGATTTATTTATCTCTAAATTTATCTGGAGAAACAAATGTTTCTGAGAAAGGTATTGGGATGTTCCTACCGATTTTGGTTGTTTTGCTTATTGTTTTGGCAAATAAGGCTATTAAAAAGGATGAAGATCTTGTGAAATCTGTAGATAGATTACGATAA